A DNA window from Drosophila biarmipes strain raj3 chromosome 2R, RU_DBia_V1.1, whole genome shotgun sequence contains the following coding sequences:
- the LOC108029923 gene encoding serine protease inhibitor 42Dd has product MNHWLSTILLGVLISLPCGLGNTIKERNLFATELFQTLATDRQDENVIISPVSIQLALGLAYYGAEGRTASELQKTLHASAKESKDGLAESYHNLLHSYIKSKTVLEIANKVYTREKLKVSDHFREVAQKYFDSEVEPLDFSRETEAVERINRWVKQQTQDKIERVVDSLEPDTNVALVNAIYFKARWARPFNDEDTRDREFWLSDSQAIQVPTMFADNWYYYAEYPELDAKAIELFFENINLTMWFILPNERSGLQVLEQRLKGVDFSLLEERWQWQSVSVYLPKFKFEFDTDLRPTLNKMGISAMFSDAADFSNIFQDSPIGTRITKVQHKTFIDVNEIGCEAAGVSYAAGVPMSLPLDPKTFVADHPFVFIIRDKHAVYFTGHIVKF; this is encoded by the exons ATGAACCACTGGCTAAGCA CTATACTACTCGGGGTTTTGATCTCGCTGCCCTGTGGGCTTGGAAACACGATCAAGGAGCGGAACCTCTTCGCCACCGAACTCTTCCAGACCCTGGCCACGGATCGTCAGGATGAGAACGTGATCATCTCGCCGGTCTCCATCCAACTGGCGCTTGGCCTGGCCTACTACGGAGCGGAGGGCAGAACCGCCTCGGAGCTGCAGAAGACCCTTCACGCCTCCGCCAAGGAGAGCAAGGATGGGCTGGCCGAGAGCTATCACAACCTGCTCCACTCGTACATCAAGTCCAAGACGGTGCTGGAGATCGCCAACAAGGTGTACACGCGGGAGAAGCTCAAGGTGTCGGACCACTTCCGCGAGGTGGCCCAGAAGTACTTCGACTCCGAGGTGGAGCCGCTGGACTTCAGCCGCGAAACGGAGGCCGTGGAGCGTATCAACCGGTGGGTTAAGCAGCAGACGCAGGACAAGATTGAGCGGGTGGTGGACAGCCTGGAGCCGGACACCAATGTTGCCCTGGTCAACGCCATCTACTTCAAGGCCCGCTGGGCACGACCCTTCAACGACGAGGACACCCGGGACCGGGAGTTCTGGCTGAGCGACAGCCAGGCCATCCAGGTGCCCACCATGTTCGCCGACAACTGGTACTACTACGCCGAGTATCCGGAGCTGGACGCCAAGGCCATCGAGCTGTTCTTCGAGAACATCAACCTGACCATGTGGTTCATCCTGCCCAACGAGCGTTCCGGCCTTCAGGTTCTGGAGCAGCGGCTCAAGGGCGTGGACTTCAGCCTGCTCGAGGAGCGCTGGCAGTGGCAGAGTGTCTCCGTCTACCTGCCCAAGTTCAAGTTCGAGTTCGACACCGACCTCCGACCCACGCTGAACAAG ATGGGAATCAGTGCCATGTTCTCGGATGCCGCCGACTTCAGCAACATTTTCCAGGACTCGCCCATCGGCACTCGCATCACCAAGGTGCAGCACAAGACCTTCATCGATGTGAACGAGATTGGCTGCGAGGCGGCCGGTGTCAGTT ATGCTGCTGGAGTGCCCATGTCCCTGCCCCTGGACCCGAAGACCTTCGTGGCCGATCATCCGTTTGTCTTCATCATTCGCGATAAGCACGCTGTCTATTTCACCGGACATATTGTCAAGTTTTAA
- the LOC108029924 gene encoding uncharacterized protein LOC108029924, whose product MNIRWLTFLAAALAALELPKALAWVQSQCAACPDQFKGKLVCAFLNGCHLEMEYCALMVFNCGRQLHHKHLILVKNEGRCESVRGYKCVVMDF is encoded by the exons ATGAATATCCGCTGGCTTACGTTCTTGGCTGCGGCTTTAGCTGCTCTGGAACTACCTAAAGCTCTGGCCTGGGTTCAATCCCAGTGTGCGGCGTGTCCAGATCAATTCAAGGGCAAGTTGGTCTGCGCCTTCCTCAACGGTTGCCACTTGGAAATGGAGTACTGTGCCTTGATGGTCTTCAATTGCGGCCGCCAGTTGCATCATAAGCACT TGATCCTGGTGAAGAACGAGGGCAGGTGCGAGTCAGTACGGGGATACAAATGCGTGGTCATGGATTTCTAA
- the LOC108030044 gene encoding serine protease inhibitor 42Dd, with protein sequence MAVIISCLLLLLASVAQSKTLGYDAAADRNLLAADLYNAVGADHLNENLVISPATIQSSMALAFVGAKGQTASELQQGLRLGPGDADAVSQRSGSYQQSLTRDNNFRLANNIYINENLEYKGSFRDVARRQFDSNIDKLDFHPPYNKRTADGINREVATKTNGKITDILRSELLNDRTEGVIVNGVTYSAAWQKSFKLDKTEKRSFRTGNGQSVKVDTMWTLQNFNYAEVNSLDAKVVELPYQNADFSMLLLLPNRKDGLRSLQQSLSGKDLLAEIGAMSQHKVEVQLPKFSVTFGVSLEGAFKKLGVHTMFSRDGDFSNMYRMFVSHFINAVEHKANVEVTEAGLEQPLETGLLKGLFSRTKKFEADHPFVFAIKYKDSIAFIGHIANYAYV encoded by the exons ATGGCTGTCATCATCAGCTGCCTATTAC TTCTCCTAGCGTCAGTGGCGCAGTCCAAGACCTTGGGCTACGATGCCGCTGCCGATCGCAATTTGCTGGCCGCCGATCTGTACAACGCCGTGGGCGCAGATCACCTGAACGAGAACCTGGTCATCTCGCCGGCCACCATCCAGAGCTCCATGGCGCTGGCCTTCGTGGGGGCCAAGGGTCAGACGGCGTCGGAGCTGCAGCAGGGCCTGCGGCTCGGGCCCggggatgcggatgcggtGAGCCAGCGCAGCGGCAGCTACCAGCAGTCCCTGACCCGCGACAACAACTTCCGCCTGGCCAACAACATCTACATCAACGAGAACCTGGAGTACAAGGGCTCCTTCCGGGACGTGGCCCGGCGGCAGTTCGACTCGAACATCGACAAGCTGGACTTCCACCCGCCGTACAACAAGCGCACTGCGGACGGCATCAACCGGGAGGTGGCCACCAAGACCAACGGCAAGATCACAGACATCCTGCGCTCCGAGCTGCTCAATGATCGCACCGAGGGCGTGATTGTCAATGGCGTCACCTACTCCGCCGCCTGGCAGAAGTCCTTCAAGCTGGACAAGACCGAGAAGCGATCCTTCCGCACCGGCAACGGGCAGTCCGTCAAGGTGGACACCATGTGGACGCTGCAGAACTTCAACTACGCCGAGGTCAACTCCCTAGACGCCAAGGTCGTGGAGCTGCCCTACCAGAACGCCGACTTCtccatgctgctgctgctgcccaaTCGCAAGGATGGACTGAGATCCCTGCAGCAGTCGCTGTCCGGCAAGGATCTGCTGGCCGAGATCGGGGCCATGAGCCAGCACAAGGTGGAGGTGCAGCTGCCCAAGTTCAGCGTCACCTTTGGTGTGAGCTTGGAGGGAGCCTTCAAGAAG CTGGGTGTCCACACTATGTTCTCGAGGGACGGAGACTTCAGCAACATGTACCGCATGTTCGTGAGCCATTTTATCAACGCAGTGGAGCACAAGGCCAATGTGGAGGTTACGGAAGCGGGACTCGAGCAGCCCCTGGAAACCGGAT TGCTGAAGGGCCTCTTCTCCCGCACCAAGAAGTTCGAGGCGGATCACCCGTTTGTGTTTGCCATCAAGTACAAGGACTCGATCGCCTTCATTGGACACATCGCCAACTACGCCTACGTCTGA
- the LOC108030046 gene encoding serine protease inhibitor 42Dd, whose amino-acid sequence MIHWRLLCGLLAGLAIAPPFPVDGELPARSAVQSNHRFGLRLTTKLGLSRPEANLVVSPLLIQTALSLLYAESSPDSGRELRQALELTHAHSPKEAVQQIQSLLTDLKQTAAVGCRLRLLSEFYAQQRFTFNFRDEFEELASRMGIGCHRLSWESAASAAQDVNYSFLSRSNFSLGELVSSSQLESLAEHNTPFLHVSGITFKAPWAQAFDPAETQTINFFAGGNRPRLVDAMFGQHRYRYAEMPALDAQLIEVPFATADLRMLIVFPNRADGLAQLERKLAQSDLQQLRRELEERKVALTLPKLRILVHSALKTTLEELGLAKLFTSEVQLSEVFSSLLASSAPPLGAVVQSGLLELQEEGGDAGDSFSFGDLFRRAVPLVINHPFFYAIGNDKTLLLAGHIVDI is encoded by the exons ATGATCCACTGGCGACTACTTTGCGGCCTGCTTGCGGGGCTGGCCATAGCTCCACCGTTTCCAGTCGACGGAGAGCTCCCGGCCAGGTCGGCAGTCCAGTCGAACCATCGCTTTGGCCTACGCCTGACCACCAAGCTGGGACTGAGCCGGCCAGAGGCAAATTTGGTGGTTTCCCCCTTGCTCATACAGACGGCACTCAGTCTGCTCTATGCGGAAAGCTCGCCGGACTCGGGCAGGGAACTCCGCCAGGCCCTGGAGCTAACCCATGCACATAGCCCCAAGGAAGCGGTTCAGCAAATCCAGAGTCTTTTAACAGACCTCAAACAAACGGCAGCGGTTGGCTGTCGCCTGAGATTGCTCAGTGAGTTTTACGCACAGCAGCGATTCACCTTCAACTTTCGCGATGAATTCGAGGAACTGGCCTCGCGAATGGGAATTGGCTGCCACCGGTTGTCCTGGGAAAGTGCAGCGAGTGCCGCCCAGGACGTCAACTACTCCTTTCTCAGCCGCAGCAACTTCAGCCTGGGGGAACTGGTTAGCTCCTCGCAACTGGAGTCCCTGGCCGAGCACAACACGCCCTTTCTACACGTCTCGGGTATAACCTTCAAAGCCCCTTGGGCCCAGGCCTTCGACCCCGCTGAGACGCAGACCATCAACTTCTTCGCCGGAGGAAACAGACCCAGGTTGGTGGATGCCATGTTTGGCCAGCACCGCTACAGATATGCCGAGATGCCCGCTCTGGATGCGCAGCTCATAGAGGTGCCCTTCGCCACCGCGGATCTGAGAATGCTCATTGTGTTTCCAAATCGGGCGGATGGCCTGGCCCAACTGGAGAGGAAGCTGGCGCAGTCCGATCTCCAGCAGCTGAGGAGAGAGCTCGAGGAGCGCAAGGTGGCCCTCACCCTGCCCAAGTTAAGGATTCTGGTCCACTCTGCACTGAAAACAACACTCGAGGAG TTGGGACTGGCGAAACTGTTCACATCGGAGGTCCAGCTGAGCGAGGTCTTCAGCTCCTTGCTGGCCAGCTCGGCTCCCCCTTTGGGAGCGGTGGTGCAGAGCGGTCTCCTGGAGCTGCAGGAGGAGGGCGGCGATGCTGGCGATTCGTTTT CCTTCGGGGATCTGTTCCGACGAGCCGTGCCCCTGGTCATCAATCACCCGTTCTTCTACGCCATCGGCAATGACAAAACCCTGCTGCTGGCCGGCCACATCGTCGACATCTGA
- the LOC108030043 gene encoding alaserpin — protein MASRARVALLLMGYLLASQTLAQEYSSFQQQQQQIRTFAHKPELGSRSLSNSNQRNNLQNNPQNNPQNNPQNNPPNNQELQPLDYVEEVVMNKREPTTPPPPPNRPPPAFSYMDRFSGKLFRRVVQSQGQRNVVISPFSVHSLLALIYGASAGKTSRELQQAGEFSQSALDVAQDFGRVIKLKEQLQGVDLTVATKTYYNQQLGEVNKSYDDYAKFYFNAATEPVDVQNGKDTAARINAWVSDSTRGKIRELVGPNDVDPQTQAILVNAVYFKGRWEHEFAIMDTQPYDFHHSDGRTSPVAMMYNDDVYGLADLPELDATALELAYKDSATSMLILLPNQPNGLANLEHLLSRPENDLNQIAHRLRRQSVHVRLPKFQIEFEQDMTEPLRQLGIQQMFTPRSQVTKLLNQPVRVSKILQKAYIDVGEAGTEASAASYAKFVPLSLPPKPKEFIAKRPFVFAIRTPNSVLFVGHVEHPTPMTARSEPKADGYNRN, from the exons ATGGCGAGCAGAGCCA GAGTTGCACTCCTCCTAATGGGCTACCTTTTGGCCTCTCAGACCTTGGCCCAGGAATACAGCTCCtttcaacagcagcagcaacagatacgtACCTTTGCCCATAAGCCGGAGCTGGGCAGTCGTTCGCTGTCCAATAGCAATCAACGGAACAACCTGCAGAACAACCCGCAGAACAACCCACAGAACAACCCGCAGAACAACCCGCCAAACAACCAGGAGCTACAACCCCTAGACTATGTGGAGGAGGTGGTCATGAACAAACGTGAGCCGACCaccccgccgccgccgcccaatCGTCCGCCGCCCGCCTTCAGCTACATGGACCGCTTCAGCGGCAAGCTATTCCGCAGGGTCGTGCAGTCCCAGGGGCAGCGGAACGTGGTCATCTCGCCCTTCTCCGTGCACTCCCTGCTGGCCCTGATCTACGGGGCCTCGGCCGGCAAGACCTCCCGCGAGCTGCAGCAGGCCGGCGAGTTCAGTCAGAGCGCCCTGGACGTGGCCCAGGACTTTGGCCGGGTGATCAAGCTCAAGGAGCAGCTCCAGGGAGTCGACCTGACCGTGGCCACCAAGACGTACTACAACCAGCAGCTGGGCGAAGTCAACAAGAGCTACGACGACTATGCCAAGTTCTATTTCAATGCCGCCACCGAGCCCGTGGACGTGCAAAACGGCAAGGACACGGCGGCCAGGATCAACGCCTGGGTGTCGGATAGCACAAGGGGCAAGATCAGGGAGTTGGTTGGCCCCAATGACGTGGATCCCCAGACGCAGGCCATCCTGGTGAACGCCGTGTACTTCAAGGGTCGCTGGGAGCACGAGTTCGCCATCATGGACACGCAGCCCTACGACTTCCACCACTCCGACGGCAGGACCTCGCCGGTGGCCATGATGTACAACGACGATGTGTACGGCCTGGCCGATCTGCCCGAGCTGGACGCCACCGCCCTGGAGCTGGCCTACAAGGACAGTGCCACCAGCatgctgatcctgctgcccAACCAGCCCAACGGGCTGGCCAATCTCGAGCATCTGCTGTCCCGTCCCGAGAACGATCTCAACCAGATCGCCCACCGCCTGCGCCGCCAGTCGGTCCATGTGCGCCTGCCCAAGTTCCAGATCGAGTTCGAGCAGGACATGACCGAGCCCCTGAGGCAGCTGGGCATCCAGCAGATGTTCACGCCCCGCTCGCAGGTCACCAAGCTGCTGAACCAGCCGGTGCGCGTGAGCAAGATCCTGCAGAAGGCCTACATCGATGTGGGCGAGGCGGGAACCGAGGCCTCGGCAGCTTCCT ATGCCAAGTTTGTGCCACTGTCCCTGCCGCCGAAGCCCAAGGAGTTCATCGCCAAACGGCCCTTCGTCTTCGCCATCCGCACGCCCAACTCCGTGCTCTTCGTGGGTCACGTGGAGCATCCCACGCCGATGACCGCAAGAAGCGAACCAAAGGCCGATGGCTACAACAGGAACTAG